One genomic region from Anopheles bellator chromosome 2, idAnoBellAS_SP24_06.2, whole genome shotgun sequence encodes:
- the LOC131207977 gene encoding uncharacterized protein LOC131207977, whose protein sequence is MLLPDQTYEQASLRQERHRRLPGCDDEFGRLLALKQTLVGDVRRSLGGAGDAEHLFGDTLSANNEMKFGGTPDDGALGSGSSSGVGSSGTRGRTRSQTLDVRLTKAGPRTGNDTSVYLDVESIWSRPASVMANPGPPGPGSNSLQRAPPAQEGSGRTDQGIGLGSVSSPCSSLSYSSDSSDDAAGRGNRRSRRAGKQEAKPTITSPNKQPLAMATERDDYERTSDFFNNIPEFQGEALGPFSIAGKGAEPDWGSIRTNVDILRACELFLMHHRIRPDFFCKYKKAMNPSASAPASFPLSRSRTPIAVRKPKSASPSMQRPASRAQGSARPAGPDRSPATAAAGGGGPIYSVPNRAGKKRRPNAVY, encoded by the exons ATGTTGCTGCCGGACCAAACGTACGAGCAGGCGAGCCTGCGCCAGGAGCGCCATCGACGACTGCCCGGCTGCGATGATGAATTCGGTCGGCTGCTCGCACTGAAGCAGACCCTCGTCGGTGACGTGCGCCGGAGTCTGGGTGGGGCGGGTGACGCGGAGCATCTCTTCGGAGACACGCTGAGCGCGAATAATGAGATGAAATTCGGTGGTACCCCGGACGACGGTGCGTTGGgtagtggcagcagcagtggggTCGGAAGCTCCGGGACCCGCGGACGAACCCGCTCGCAGACGCTCGATGTGCGGTTGACAAAGGCAGGACCACGCACTGGAAACGACACCTCGGTGTACCTGGACGTGGAGAGCATCTGGAGTCGGCCAGCTTCGGTGATGGCAAATCCAGGGCCACCAGGACCAGGTTCGAACAGTCTGCAGAGGGCACCACCGGCGCAGGAGGGCTCCGGTAGGACCGATCAAGGGATCGGTCTCGGATCAGTGAGTTCTCCGTGTTCTAGCTTGAGTTACTCCAGTGATTCGAGCGACGACGCGGCCGGCCGAGGGAATCGCCGGAGCAGACGCGCTGGAAAGCAGGAAGCGAAACCAACCATCACCTCACCAAATAAGCAGCCGTTGGCGATGGCCACGGAACGTGACGATTACGAGCGGACGTCGGACTTCTTCAACAACATTCCCGAGTTCCAGGGGGAAGCCCTCGGTCCGTTCAGTATCGCGGGCAAGGGAGCGGAACCGGACTGGGGTAGCATCCGGACGAACGTGGACATCCTGCGGGCCTGCGAGCTGTTCCTGATGCATCACCGGATACGTCCCGATTTCTTCTGCAAGTACAAGAAGGCCATGAA TCCGTCCGCTTCGGCACCGGCCTCGTTTCCGTTGTCCCGCTCCCGGACACCGATCGCGGTGCGGAAGCCCAAAAGTGCCTCCCCATCGATGCAGAGGCCCGCGTCCCGGGCTCAAGGATCGGCGCGACCGGCTGGCCCCGATCGAAGTCCAGCGACCGCCGCGGCTGGAGGCGGAGGGCCAATCTACAGCGTGCCAAATCGGGCCGGCAAAAAACGTCGCCCTAATGCCG